The following coding sequences are from one Paenibacillus stellifer window:
- a CDS encoding MFS transporter: MKGTKGALIALASIPLIMTLGNSMLLPVLPQISKELGINAFQVSMIITVYGLIAILMIPIAGYLSDRFGRKIVILPSLILAALGGAVCVAAAWFLTGENAYWVILGGRFLQGIGAAGAFPIVLPFVGDLFKDEKQVSKGLGIIETANTFGKVLSPILGAYLGTLLWYAPFIAIPVLCLISFMLVMFFVKKPKTGEQSEKKSIGQFLTEIKEILHEKGHWLYAIFTIGGICMFATFGVLFYLSEILEAKYNLHGATKGFVLAIPLALLCLASYGSGKIIGKNKPLMKWLGFGGIAVLTAAMLITGFSNNIYFIVGFLSLSGIGIGAALPCMDALITEGLEKDNRGTITSLFSSMRFIGVALGPAIVSLLMNRGHWVLFGTMAGVGVIGVLLSLFAVTPSKGKTIRRKVT; this comes from the coding sequence ATGAAAGGTACAAAGGGCGCTTTAATTGCTCTTGCTTCCATCCCACTAATCATGACACTTGGAAATTCCATGCTGTTGCCTGTTCTGCCGCAGATCTCTAAAGAACTTGGCATCAATGCTTTTCAAGTCAGTATGATAATCACGGTTTATGGTCTTATAGCCATCTTAATGATTCCAATTGCCGGATATTTATCCGACCGCTTTGGACGAAAAATTGTTATTTTACCCAGTCTTATTCTTGCTGCCTTGGGCGGAGCAGTTTGTGTTGCAGCAGCCTGGTTTTTAACCGGAGAAAATGCATATTGGGTCATACTAGGGGGACGTTTTCTTCAGGGGATTGGAGCCGCAGGCGCATTCCCGATCGTACTTCCTTTCGTTGGAGATTTGTTTAAGGATGAGAAACAGGTTAGCAAAGGATTGGGAATCATTGAGACCGCCAATACCTTTGGTAAAGTGTTAAGTCCCATCCTGGGAGCATATCTGGGTACATTGTTGTGGTATGCTCCCTTTATTGCGATTCCAGTCCTTTGCTTAATTTCCTTTATGCTAGTTATGTTCTTCGTTAAAAAACCAAAAACAGGGGAACAGTCGGAAAAAAAGAGCATTGGGCAATTTTTAACCGAAATAAAAGAAATCTTGCACGAGAAGGGCCACTGGCTGTATGCGATATTTACGATTGGCGGAATATGTATGTTTGCAACTTTCGGAGTGTTGTTCTATTTATCCGAGATACTTGAAGCGAAGTATAACCTCCATGGAGCCACAAAGGGTTTTGTGTTGGCAATCCCGCTTGCGCTCTTGTGTCTGGCTTCTTACGGGAGCGGAAAAATTATTGGCAAAAACAAGCCACTAATGAAATGGCTGGGGTTCGGTGGAATTGCTGTTCTTACGGCAGCGATGCTCATTACTGGTTTTAGTAACAATATTTATTTTATAGTAGGATTCTTATCCTTAAGCGGCATTGGTATTGGAGCGGCATTGCCTTGTATGGATGCGTTAATCACGGAGGGGCTTGAAAAAGACAATCGGGGAACAATCACTTCCCTATTTAGCAGTATGAGGTTTATTGGAGTTGCATTGGGGCCGGCGATCGTTTCGCTCCTGATGAACCGTGGACATTGGGTTTTATTCGGCACAATGGCAGGGGTAGGTGTAATCGGTGTACTGCTGTCCTTATTCGCGGTAACTCCCAGCAAGGGGAAGACAATCAGAAGAAAAGTAACCTAA
- a CDS encoding integrase core domain-containing protein, whose amino-acid sequence MEGIFMQQRRFMIGFKQQVMRPVIRTDNGPQFISHFFEQACLTHETVHERILPKTPNKNAHIESFHSLLKTECLRRNEFSSYQEACSTVTSYISFYNERRMHGSLYDLAPEHFRKAVAARQGIKE is encoded by the coding sequence ATGGAGGGGATTTTTATGCAACAAAGAAGGTTTATGATCGGATTCAAACAGCAGGTTATGAGACCGGTTATTCGAACGGATAATGGTCCGCAGTTTATTAGCCATTTCTTCGAACAGGCCTGTCTAACACACGAAACGGTTCATGAACGTATTCTGCCCAAGACGCCGAACAAGAATGCGCACATCGAGTCGTTTCACAGCTTGCTGAAGACTGAGTGTCTGAGACGAAATGAGTTCTCAAGTTACCAAGAAGCGTGCAGCACGGTTACGTCTTATATTTCATTCTACAATGAGCGTCGGATGCACGGCAGCCTTTATGATCTTGCTCCTGAGCATTTTCGTAAAGCTGTTGCTGCACGGCAAGGCATTAAGGAATAA